Within the Gossypium raimondii isolate GPD5lz chromosome 12, ASM2569854v1, whole genome shotgun sequence genome, the region ACATTACGAGTGTTAAGGACGTGAGCCTTTTTTGTCACACTCAGTCATTAGTGGTGTAGTGTGGTGGAGTGAAAGAGGTTTTAGAAGAGGAGGTTAGCTAAAGAAGAAAGCACCTACACCATGACAAAGGTAGCTTTGGTTTTCAAGTGCTCCCTCTTATTAATGACCTGCTGTTTTCTAGGTATGCTTCTTTCAATGGTTTGCTTTGCTTCTCTCCTCTTTATTTCTTGGCTTGGTATTGGGTCACAGAGTTCATTTCTCTTTCTCCTCCTCATTGGCCTCTCGGATCTCATTCTTGTTTATATACCTTTCTTAAACTTAACAATGGTAGTGCCAACCATGGAAACATCAGTGCAAGACAAGGCAGATGCAGCGATTCCAGTGACAACCCTTTCACCTCCAGAAGGAAACACAACTTTCCTTGATGGTACCACATGGTGTGTGGCACTGGCAGGTGTCTCCCAGATTGACTTGCAGAATGCATTAGACTGGGCATGTGGACTGGGAATGTCTGATTGTGGTGCAATCCAGGAGGGAGGAAAATGTTATGAGCCTGACACACTCCTTTCTCATGCTTCTTATGCCTTCAATAATTACTACCAACAGAATGGCAACTCCGATATCGCTTGCAATTTCGGAGGAACCGCcactttaacaaaaaataaccCCAGTAAAAATCTTTTTCATTGTGTAGTTTGTGTAAAGAAACGATTCATTTCATCATCAACATACAATAACTTTGCTCATCTTACATATGCAGGCTATGGAAAGTGTCTGTATGCAGCACCAGGGTATGGTCATTGTATTCTCTTCTGTTTGACACTTGGCAGGGTTGATTAATGTTGATatgtttgcttttatttaataatgtcTTTCAGGTCTGATAGGTCAGCAACACCTCCTTTGTCCAAGTATAAATCAAGCTTTTTATGGTGGGAAATTGTGGGGATTTTACTGCTTTTGTACAAGGGAAGCTGATGCAAGGTTTAGTTTTACcctgaatttgtgatttttatgcTTGGGAATGTAATGTCAGATGGAATTAAAGCATATGGCAACGTATTACTATTATAAATGTTATCCGATTCCTATCTTTGTAATTGGTTTAGGcatctaatattttatatcactttattttatttatattaactaCACTTTCACTTTtcttatttgtgttttttttgtgtgtgtaatatataaaagagaaaagcCCCTATACATATATTCCAGCCAGGGTATTAGTTGAGAAATTGTGATTAAGCTTAAGGATGGTGCGAATAAAATGATACTAagattagataaaataataaagagaaGTGAAAGAGGAGGTGGGAGTGGGGCAGAGGCTGATACGTTTTGTCTTTTGTCTGAAACAGCAGTTGCCTGGGGCAGTGTTCTTAGCAGTTTAGCTGACAatggcatgaaatgaaatgatgaGGAATCTCAATTATGTCCATTCACCTTCAACTGCTAAAAGTAAAACCATTGCTTGGCTTTTCTTCAGGCTTGAGGAAGACCTTTGACTCCAAAATCTAACCATTTCACTATCGCGGATACCAACAGTTGTGGGAATCCAGAAAACTTTGATCCAACCATTTTTATACGTCTTGAggttatatattttgttcaaaccAAATCAAAAATTTATCGGACTCATTTTGAGAAGTTCAAATCGACGATTGGGAAAGCCAATGTATGTGGTAGGTAGGGGAGTCCCAAATCACTATCTCGGATGGGGGAGGGCAGACGGGGACGGAGTgagatgatttttattttatttaatattaatattaatattaaatttaaatttattattatattttttgaaagtatttatgtgtttttatatatttctttaaatttttagaatcaggatcaaattaaaattatatttaaatttagagggttattttttttaaaattatgattaaattgatttaatatgtaaaaattgagagctaaatttgttattatatcaattttaactaTCACATCGGTTTACCGTTTGTGATTTTAACATGAATGGTCAAAATGGCTAAATTATATAACTTAggtacttaaattataatttcttttattttgtgtgcctaaattaaaaatattttataattaaactttttccGTATAAACTTTTTTTCATGATTTGGGATATGATTGAGATGACATCAATACCTAATAATATCAGTCATAAAAATTCCAATACTTCTATCAATAATTTTAGCTAACTTGATAGTTTGCTCTTCCTCCCAGCCCTTTAACCCCCTGCTTCCCCTATTACCTTAGTtttttttaca harbors:
- the LOC105763054 gene encoding glucan endo-1,3-beta-glucosidase 13; protein product: MTKVALVFKCSLLLMTCCFLVPTMETSVQDKADAAIPVTTLSPPEGNTTFLDGTTWCVALAGVSQIDLQNALDWACGLGMSDCGAIQEGGKCYEPDTLLSHASYAFNNYYQQNGNSDIACNFGGTATLTKNNPSYGKCLYAAPGSDRSATPPLSKYKSSFLWWEIVGILLLLYKGS